The proteins below are encoded in one region of Meriones unguiculatus strain TT.TT164.6M chromosome 18, Bangor_MerUng_6.1, whole genome shotgun sequence:
- the LOC132648984 gene encoding olfactory receptor 4K3-like, whose amino-acid sequence MGVGNQSVVSEFILWGLSNSWNIQLSLFVIFLMIYLLIVSGNITILVLIISDPHLYSPMYFLLANLSFVDMWLSSVTTPKMITDFLRENKTISFAGCMSQVFFAHCIAAGEMVLLVVMAYDRYVAICKPLHYFTIMNLKRCTGLVLTSWTTGFVHAMSHLVVIVELPFCGPKEIDSFFCDMPLVIKLACIDSDDLDVLMNAGCGVVAVTCFILLLISYTYILITVRQSSKAGAHKALSTCTAHITVVIIFFAPCIFIYVWPLNITWLDKFLAVFYSVFTPLLNPGIYTLRNKEMKNAMKRFISNYFGPKGNF is encoded by the coding sequence ATGGGTGTAGGCAATCAGTCTGTGGTGTCAGAATTTATACTTTGGGGACTTTCCAACTCATGGAATATTCAGCTCTCACTCTTTgtgatatttttaatgatttatctTCTCATTGTTTCTGGAAATATTACCATTCTGGTTTTAATCATCTCTGACCCGCATCTGTATTCTCCCATGTACTTCCTGTTGGccaacctgtcttttgttgatatGTGGCTTTCTTCAGTCACCACTCCTAAAATGATCACAGACTTTCTCAGGGAAAACAAGACTATTTCCTTTGCAGGCTGCATGTCTCAGGTCTTCTTTGCTCACTGCATCGCTGCAGGAGAGATGGTGTTGTTGGTGGTAATGgcttatgaccgctatgtggccatctgcaagCCACTGCATTACTTTAccatcatgaacctgaaaagatgTACTGGGTTGGTGTTGACTTCCTGGACAACTGGATTTGTACATGCCATGAGTCACCTGGTAGTGATTGTGGAGCTGCCATTTTGTGGACCTAAGGAAATAGACAGTTTTTTCTGTGATATGCCATTGGTAATCAAGCTAGCTTGCATAGATTCCGATGATTTGGATGTTCTAATGAATGCTGGCTGTGGGGTTGTGGCTGTAACGTGCTTTATTCTGTTGCTCATATCCTACACTTATATCCTAATCACTGTACGACAGAGCTCTAAAGCTGGGGCTCATAAGGCCCTGTCCACGTGCACTGCCCACATCACAGTGGTGATCATCTTTTTTGCACCTTGCATCTTCATCTATGTGTGGCCTCTCAATATCACCTGGTTGGATAAATTTCTTGCTGTATTTTACTCTGTTTTCACACCTCTCCTCAACCCAGGTATTTATActctgagaaataaagaaatgaaaaatgccatgaaaagattTATAAGCAACTACTTTGGTCCCAAAGGAAATTTCTAA